From the genome of Homo sapiens chromosome 11 genomic scaffold, GRCh38.p14 alternate locus group ALT_REF_LOCI_1 HSCHR11_1_CTG8, one region includes:
- the HRAS gene encoding GTPase HRas isoform 2 (isoform 2 is encoded by transcript variant 2) → MTEYKLVVVGAGGVGKSALTIQLIQNHFVDEYDPTIEDSYRKQVVIDGETCLLDILDTAGQEEYSAMRDQYMRTGEGFLCVFAINNTKSFEDIHQYREQIKRVKDSDDVPMVLVGNKCDLAARTVESRQAQDLARSYGIPYIETSAKTRQGSRSGSSSSSGTLWDPPGPM, encoded by the exons ATGACGGAATATAAgctggtggtggtgggcgccggcGGTGTGGGCAAGAGTGCGCTGACCATCCAGCTGATCCAGAACCATTTTGTGGACGAATACGACCCCACTATAGAG GATTCCTACCGGAAGCAGGTGGTCATTGATGGGGAGACGTGCCTGTTGGACATCCTGGATACCGCCGGCCAGGAGGAGTACAGCGCCATGCGGGACCAGTACATGCGCACCGGGGAGGGCTTCCTGTGTGTGTTTGCCATCAACAACACCAAGTCTTTTGAGGACATCCACCAGTACAG GGAGCAGATCAAACGGGTGAAGGACTCGGATGACGTGCCCATGGTGCTGGTGGGGAACAAGTGTGACCTGGCTGCACGCACTGTGGAATCTCGGCAGGCTCAGGACCTCGCCCGAAGCTACGGCATCCCCTACATCGAGACCTCGGCCAAGACCCGGCAG GGCAGCCGCTCTGGCTCTAGCTCCAGCTCCGGGACCCTCTGGGACCCCCCGGGACCCATGTGA
- the HRAS gene encoding GTPase HRas isoform 3 (isoform 3 is encoded by transcript variant 4), with protein MTCPWCWWGTSVTWLHALWNLGRLRTSPEATASPTSRPRPRPGRAAALALAPAPGPSGTPRDPCDPAAPRAGVEDAFYTLVREIRQHKLRKLNPPDESGPGCMSCKCVLS; from the exons ATGACGTGCCCATGGTGCTGGTGGGGAACAAGTGTGACCTGGCTGCACGCACTGTGGAATCTCGGCAGGCTCAGGACCTCGCCCGAAGCTACGGCATCCCCTACATCGAGACCTCGGCCAAGACCCGGCAG GGCAGCCGCTCTGGCTCTAGCTCCAGCTCCGGGACCCTCTGGGACCCCCCGGGACCCATGTGACCCAGCGGCCCCTCGCGCT GGAGTGGAGGATGCCTTCTACACGTTGGTGCGTGAGATCCGGCAGCACAAGCTGCGGAAGCTGAACCCTCCTGATGAGAGTGGCCCCGGCTGCATGAGCTGCAAGTGTGTGCTCTCCTGA
- the HRAS gene encoding GTPase HRas isoform 1 (isoform 1 is encoded by transcript variant 1), whose product MTEYKLVVVGAGGVGKSALTIQLIQNHFVDEYDPTIEDSYRKQVVIDGETCLLDILDTAGQEEYSAMRDQYMRTGEGFLCVFAINNTKSFEDIHQYREQIKRVKDSDDVPMVLVGNKCDLAARTVESRQAQDLARSYGIPYIETSAKTRQGVEDAFYTLVREIRQHKLRKLNPPDESGPGCMSCKCVLS is encoded by the exons ATGACGGAATATAAgctggtggtggtgggcgccggcGGTGTGGGCAAGAGTGCGCTGACCATCCAGCTGATCCAGAACCATTTTGTGGACGAATACGACCCCACTATAGAG GATTCCTACCGGAAGCAGGTGGTCATTGATGGGGAGACGTGCCTGTTGGACATCCTGGATACCGCCGGCCAGGAGGAGTACAGCGCCATGCGGGACCAGTACATGCGCACCGGGGAGGGCTTCCTGTGTGTGTTTGCCATCAACAACACCAAGTCTTTTGAGGACATCCACCAGTACAG GGAGCAGATCAAACGGGTGAAGGACTCGGATGACGTGCCCATGGTGCTGGTGGGGAACAAGTGTGACCTGGCTGCACGCACTGTGGAATCTCGGCAGGCTCAGGACCTCGCCCGAAGCTACGGCATCCCCTACATCGAGACCTCGGCCAAGACCCGGCAG GGAGTGGAGGATGCCTTCTACACGTTGGTGCGTGAGATCCGGCAGCACAAGCTGCGGAAGCTGAACCCTCCTGATGAGAGTGGCCCCGGCTGCATGAGCTGCAAGTGTGTGCTCTCCTGA